Below is a window of Brachyspira hampsonii DNA.
ACTTCGGAAGCTGTGGAAGAAGAAAAAAAATATATAGAACTATTAAGCAAAGCATCTTCAATAGAACTTACAAGTAATAATCTCACAATTACTACTTTAGATAATGAAATTCTTATATTCAAAAGAATAAAATAGTAAATAAAAATGAAAAATAAAAAACTTATATATTTAATATTAGGTGTTATTATATTCATAAGTTTTTGGTATTTTACTGCTTTAAAAATAAATTCAGAAATAGTTTTTCCCAATATACCAAATATATTAAAAAAATTAATAGAAATAATATCTGAAAAATCATTCTACAAAGATTTATTATCAAGTTTATTAAGAGTATTAATCACATTTTCATTATCTTTTTTATCAGCATTCATAATAGGAATATCAGCAGGAATATTTATGCCTATTAGATATACATTAATACCAATTATCAATTTCATAAGAACAATACCTACTATACCGTTAATCTTAGTCGCTATAATATGGTTTAATAATAATACTGTCCCTATATTTGTTTCTATGCTTATTATTTTTCCAATAATGTACGATTCTATAACTAATGGAATAATGAATGTAGATAAAAAATTAATAGAAATGTCAATATCATATAATGTATCTTTAAGAACTCAGATAATAGACCTTTATATACCGTATATAAAACCATATATATTTACAGGAATATCTCAGTCTATGGGTATAACTTGGAAAAGCATATTGGCAGCAGAAATACTAGCTTTACCTGTTTTTGGAATAGGTACAAAACTTTATGAATCTCATTTATATTTAGACAGTGTAAGTCTATTTGCATACTGTCTTATTGCAATAATATTTAATGCTGTATTTGAAATCATTATAAGGATAAATCATGATAAATAAAATAAATGATTATATATTCAGATTAGAAAATATAAATCTCTCCTATAATGACTTGATAATATTTAAAAATTTTAATATAGATTTTCATTTAGATAAAATAAATATAATATTAGGTTCTTCCGGTTCAGGTAAAACATCATTGCTTAATATAATAGCATCAAAAATAAACAAAGATGATAAAGCATTTGTATATCAGGAACCTAGACTGTTAAATTTCTTAACTTCATATAAAAATATAGAATATGTTTTAAAAGATAAAATTAAAAATAAAAATGAAATGGATAAAAAAATAAAGAATGCATTAGAAATTACAGGACTGATAAATAATATAAATTCAAAACCTAATGAGCTTAGCGGAGGAATGAAGCAGCGATTATCTCTAGCAAGAGCTTTAGCTTATGATTCAAACTTTATATTTATGGATGAGCCATTACAAGGACAGGATATAAAAAGAAAAAAAGAACTTATTGATATAATAAAAAATATACAATCAAAAACAAATAAAACTTTTTTCTATGTTACCCATGATGTTTATGAAGCAGTTATGCTTGGAGATTATGTATATATATTATCTAATAAAAATAACAGCACCCAATTAATATTTGAAACATATATTAAAAATAACACAATAGAAAATCACCAAGCAAAACTTACTGATATATTAATAAATAATTAATTTTATACAGATGTAGTTTTAAGAAGATAAGAAACATAAGCAATATATATAATTAAAAATATAACACCTTTTACTTTACCCAAACTCTTTCCTTTTACAGTAAAAGCTAATAATAATAATCCGGCAAATACCATAATAGAAAAATCCATTAAATAATCTTGAGACTGACTTAAAATTATTCCGCCGTATTTGAATGAGGCCATAGAGGATATACCCAAAACTGCTCCTACATTAAATATATTACTTCCTACTATATTACCTATAGATATGTCAGCCTCTTTCTTGATAGCAGCTATTACACTTGTAACAAGTTCAGGTATACTTGTACCTACAGCAACAACTATAAAACCTATTATATGCTCGCTTAAGAAATTTCTAAATATTCCTGTAACGCCTTTAATAAATACATCAGAACCAAATGCCAATGCCAATATAGCAACTATTATTTTAAATATAGCTCTGAATATAGAATGCGTTTTACTAGATGATGAAACTTCCTTTTCAAATACTGCTAATTCGTCTTTATCTTTGGATATTACAGTATATAAATAATAAACATATACGCATAATAAAACTATAAGTATAGCACCTTCAATTATTGATATTTTATCACCGCTTAATCTCTTAGTTTTAATATTAAAAAGCATAATACCTAAAGCAGCATACATTATAAACATAGATATCATAGAAACATAATATGACTTTTTACCGGCAGTCATAGTCATAAATAAAGCAGACACTCCAAGTACAAATACAACATTGAATATATTGCTTCCTATAACATTACCTACTGCAATAGCACTCTCTCCCCTCAAAGCTCCGAATAGACTCACAAAAAGCTCCGGCATTGATGTCCCCATAGCAACAACTGTAAGCCCTATAACTATAGACGGTATTTTAAGCCTATTAGCCACCATAACACTGCCGTCTACAATATATGTTCCGCCCAAATATAAAAGCAATATTCCTGCTGCCGTGAAAACAATATTTAATAACATATTTTCCATTGAATTATATTCCTTAAATTAATTATTTAACTATTCTGTTTTATTATCTTTATTTTCTGTATTATCCGTCTTTTCCATTTTATCTGCATCTTCTGAAGACTGCTTAGAATTATTATTATCTTCTGCTTTGGACTTTTTAGTTAATGCAGATACTATAAATACTATAAAACATATTAATAATATAAATAATACTAATGCTGTAGAAAGCCATAATGGAGAAAGAACCCATACCCAACTCCAATCAACAGCTTTGAATAGTTTTAATATTACAAATATTATACCCAAAAAAGCAAAAAATATTACGGCTATATTCAATACAGAAAATTTATTAGATGCTGCAGCTTCTGATGTATTAGAATTATCTTGTTTGGCATCATCTGATGAACTTGAAGTATTATCAGAAGTTTTATTATTTTTAAAAAACATAAAATCAAAGACTAATGCAAATATTATAAGTATAACTTCTATTAATAAAATACTTAGTATAAAATACCAGCTTAAATCAATTAATACTTTTGACAGTTTTAATAATGATAAAATAACTATAAAAACGGGCAGCAATCTTAAAGAAAAATTTAGTAAATTTTTAATAAGATGTAAAGTTGCCATAGTAAAAATATTTTTCACTTTTCCCATAATATAAATCCTATAAACAATATATAATATTAAATAATATATATTATTTTTATTAAATTTTAAATAAGTATTTATAATATTTTTAGTTAAATAAGTATGGTATGGAATAAGAATTTATTCCATACCATAGTCATGAATTTATTTAGGGTTACTCTGGTTTCACTTGTATGACTAATATTTTGAATGACTCTATAGCTTTTAATGAATGAGATGTATTTGCAGGAATTAAAATAGATTCTCCTGCTGATGTTTCAAATGAAGTGCCGTCAACCGTTATTTGTGCCTTTCCGTCAATCACTGTAACTAGAACATCTCCTGTACTTGTATGCGTAGGTATTTCTTTATCTTTATCTGCTGATATTATTGACATAACTAAACTTTTTCTATCAACTAATGAAAGCATAGATATATCTTTAATTGCTATTAAATCTTTTAAGTTAACTATTTTTTTATAATCTATATTCTTAATATAATTTTCCATCTATAAGCCTTACTTAATTTTAATGTTATTATCTAATAGATATATAAAAAAATCGATTGCTGCAGCAACAAAAAATTTTTTTTATGAAAAATATGCATACTGAATCATAATAATCATACTTTTAATCTTTTAGCAGCCTCTATAAATCCTACAAATAAAGGATGCGGATTAGTAATTCTTGATTTTAATTCAGGGTGAAACTGAACTCCTATCATAAAAGGATGATCTTTAACTTCGGCAATCTCGACCAAATCAGCATTTTTCATACGGCCTGTTACAATAAATCCTGATTTTTCCATTACATCTATATATTCATTGTTAAATTCATATCTATGTCTGTGCCTTTCACTAATAGAAGTTTTATTATACAGTTTATGTGCCAAACTTCCATCTTTTACATCGCAGTCAAAAGCACCCAATCTCATAGTACCGCCTTTTAATATGCTTTTTTTCTGTTCTTCCATAAGTGTAATTATAGGATTTTTAGTATTTTCATTCACTTCTATTGTATTGGCATCTTCCAATTTTAGTACATTTCTTGCAAATTCAACACTCATAAGCTGCATACCCAAACATATACCAAAATAAGGAATCTTGTTTTCTCTTGCATACTTTATAGCCTGTATTTTTCCCTCTATTCCTCTCTCTCCAAATCCGCCCGGTATTATAAGTCCATGAATGCCTTTAAAATATTCGGATATATCATATTTATTTTCTAATTCTTCAGCTGAAATCCATTCTATATCAACATTAATATCATTATATATGCCGCCATGATTCAAAGCCTCTATTAAAGATATATAAGCATCTTTCATAGATATATATTTTCCAACTATAGCGATTCTTACTCTTTCATTTGTTATAGAAATATTTTTCTGCCTTATTATTAAATCTGTCCAATCTGTTAAATCTATTTTTGCAGTCTGCAATTTAAAATGCTTACATACCACATCTGAAAGTCCCTGCGATTCAAGCATTAAAGGTACATTATAAATATTAGGCTCATCAAAGTTTTCAAATACATTTTCCTTAGGAAGATTGCAGAATAATGCTATTTTTGATTTATGCGATTCCTGTAAATGCTTACTTGTTCTGCATACTAGAATATCCGGTATTATACCGCTTTGCATAAGCTCTTTTACACTATGCTGAGTAGGTTTTGTCTTTATTTCTTCAGATGAGCTGATAAAAGGTATCAATGTTACATGTATATATAAAACATTATCCTGCCCTAATTCTGTTTTTACCTGTCTTATAGCTTCAATATAAGGCAAAGACTCTATATCGCCTATAGTTCCGCCTATCTCTGTTATTACTATATCAGTCTTTTTTGTATCATTTTCTCTGTATATTCTTCTCTTTATTTCATTAGTAATATGAGGTATAACCTGAACAGTTTCACCTAAATATTTACCCTCTCTCTCCATATTTATAACATGCTGATAAATTTTTCCTGTTGTAACATTACTAAATTTATTTAAATTTTCATCTATAAATCTCTCATAATGCCCAATATCCAAATCAGTTTCTGCCCCATCATCAGTAACAAAAACTTCTCCATGCTGAAATGGACTCATAGTTCCAGGATCCACATTTATATAAGGATCAAATTTCTGTATAGTAACACTTAATCCCCTAGCCTTAAGAAGTCTTCCTAATGAAGATGCAGTTATTCCTTTTCCCAAACCAGATACAACTCCGCCTGTTACAAATATGTATTTAGTATTCATATAATCCTCAATTATGTTTTTATTTTATTATTAAACCTTATTAACATTATCATAAATTATTATTAAATCAAGCAAATTTTGTATTATATAGCAATAATAAAAATATGGCATTATAATATTTAAATTCTTAAAAATTAAGTCAATATATAAAATAAAAAATATATATTTTTTTTAACTTAAAGTGTATTTTTATATATAATAATGTGTATCTAATAGTGTATTTAGAAGTGTATCTGTATTTAGTTGATAATTCCATAATACTCAATATTGATTTTTAATGTTTTTTTACTAAAATACAATTAGACTATTAAGCAGGAGTATAAATATGAAAAAATATAATATTAATAATAAACCATTTTATTTGCCTGAAAACCTAAATGAGTTTGAAGAAAATTCAAGCAATATTATAATAATATCTTATAAAAAAGGCAGATATAAAACATCTGAAACATTATTAAATGATGATAATGAATTAATTGAAACATTAAAAAATAATATATGTTTATTCAAAAATTCTGCTTTTATACATCTATGTAAATACAAATATCAAATTATAGAACAAGTATATAATATAAAATTAGAACATTTACAAAAAAGTTTTATAATAAAAAATGATATAAAATCTATAAGAACCACATTGCATAAACAATTTTATAAAGATTTATTAAATCATTATAAAAGAGATGAAAAAGAAATATTATATTCATATCATCATTTTATAATACTTGAAGAAATATGCAGATTAGAAGAAGAAGTAAAAACTAAAGAAGAAATAAAAAAAATGATATTTGATACTGAAGCATTATCAAAAAAAGAAAAAGAATATTTAAATATAGGTATTGAAAGATATAATGCTAAAGATTTCAAAAATGCTTTGAATTATTTTAATAACTGTTTAGAATTAAATAAAGAAAATATTGAAGCATACAAATATATTGCTAAATCATATTATGAATTAAAAGAATATAATAAGGCATTAGAAAATTTTTATAAATATATAGAATCAAACACTGATGACTGCGAAATATATAATCTAATTGGTATATGTTTTTACCATAAAAATGATTATAATCAATCAATAGAATATTTTAATAAATGTATAGAATTAAATAATGATAATTGTTCATACTACTATAACAGAGCTGCAGCAAAATTTGAAAATAAGGAATTTGAAAGCTCTATAGATGATTATTATAAATGTTTAGAACTTAATACTAAAGATTCTAAAAAAATATATTTTTACATAGCAAAATCAAATTATGAATTAAATCAATATGAAGAATTTACTAAAAATCTCAATAAAGCTATAGAATTAAATTTTGATAATGAAGAATTAAATTTCTATAAAGGATTTTTAAATTATAAAGAAGGCAATTTTAATGAAGCTAAAGAATATTTTAATAAATCTATAAAAATTAAATATAATACTGAAAAATGTTATTTATATATAGGTATTATAAATTATAAAGAAAATAATTTTCAAGAAGCTTTAAAATATTTAAATGATTTTATACAGCTAAACAGTAATAATTTTGAGGCTTATTTTTACAGACTTAAAACAAATTATAAACTAAACAATTATGGAGAGTTTAGAGATGATTTACATATAGTTATTGAAAATTACAATTCAGATGAATTAAATTTCTATAAAGGATTTTTAAATTATAAAGAAGGCAATTTCAATGAAGCTAAAGAATATTTTAATAAATCCATAGAATCAAAATATAATAATGACGAATGCTATTTATATATAGGCATTATAAATTATAAAGAAAATAATTTTAAAGAAGCTTTAAAATATTTAAATGATTCTATAAAATTAAACAGAGATAATGACCAAGCATATTATTTTAGAGGCTCTTACTATTATGAATTATATAAAAAAGATGAAGCAGATAAAAAAGCAGATGATATAAATGCTTTAAACGCTTTGGAAGATTTTGACGAAGCTTTAAAAATTAATCCTCAATTAGGAAATGCTTATGCTAAAAGGTCTGAAATAAAATTACATATTGGCATTGAAAATAACGATGAAAAAATGAAAGATGAAGCAAAAGAAGATATATTTAATGCTTTGAGATATAAAACAAATTTAGCTGAAATAATTAGTGTTTTTATAGAGCTTTATTATAATGATTTTAAAGAAAATAAAAAAAATAAAGATAGTTTTAATTATTTATATAACTTACTTCAATATTCAATTAAATTCAAACAAATACATAAAACTATAATAGATATAGTATCATATTGCCTTATTTTTAAAACAGGACATGAAAAAGATTTAATACTACTTATTAAAGATATAGAAGATTTTAATTATGATATTGCTGTATATTATTTTATGATGAAAGATTACGAAAAGTCTTATGAGCGTTTCAAAAAATGCTTAAACTCAGAATATTATAAATTAGATGAAATCTATTATAATATATCAGTTTGTTTATACTGCTTAAATGAGTACAAAGATTCTATTGAATATTTGGCAAAGGCTTTGGAATTAAATTGTGATAATTATAAATATAAAAATACTATGATGATAGTTTTATATAGAAGTATTAACTATTCTCCTTTAGAAAAAGATTATATAATTGAATATGCTGATAAATACTGCAATTTTGATGATAATAATTATTTATATTATTTTGCCTATATATTAAGATTATATTTTGATTTAAAAGTAGGAAAAATATCATCAATAGAAGAATTAATTAAAATATTTCATCAAAACAAAAAAATATATTCATTTGTATTAGCATATTTTAACAATACATATGATACATCCAAATTTACTAGTACTATTCATATAATATATAATGAATACATATATATTAATGCCTATATTAATGAAGATGATGAACCATCTATTGAAGACTTGTATTTTTATGAAAGAGCTATTGAATTAAGAAAATCAAATAATATATCATATAATGATTTAAGTTTGAATAGAGCTAAAATACTTTTTGATTTGAGAGAATATGAAAAATCTTTAGAAGAATTAAAAAGATTACAAGACACATATAATTGGGCTTTTGATTATTATTCAGCTTTATATAGCTTTATTAATAATGATTATGAAACTTCAGAAGATAATTCAGATATGTATCATTATTACTTGCAAGAAGTATTATCTAAAAAAGATGAAATAAAATTTTATTTTAATAATTCCTCATTTAGCTATACACTGGAAAAAGATATACATTATATATCTTCTTTCTATAATAAATATGGTATGCTTGATAAGACATTAGAATTTTATAAAAATATAATTGAATGTTTTAATCAGAATAAAGATACTTATAATTTTTTATATATTTTTATAGCAGTAATTCAGCTGTCTTTATATGAGTATACAGATGATTATGAATATATAAAAGAAGCAGCAGCAAATATTGAATATTATCAAAAAAATTCTAACCACGCACAATACAATAATTTTTTTAAAAACATTTGTTTATATGATTATAGTATTTATAAATTAATCGGAGAAAACAATTTAAAAAACTCAGACTATGAAAAGGCATTAAATTATTTTATTATATCAAGATATATTTGTTTAGAAAATAATCGTTTTGATACTTTTGCTTATAATATAACATTTAATATTGCTGTATGTTTATGCAAACTAGAAAAATTTGATGAAGGAATTGGATATTTAGAAGAATATATTGATAAGAAAAGAGAATATTATTTTTATGATAATCTTGATATAAATGAGGAATTATGCAAGCTCTATATAATTAAGTATAAATATAAAAAATATTTAAAATATAAAAATGATTATATAAAAAATGATATATTTGATAGTATTAAGAAATATGGAAATAGGTTTGATTATTTATTAAAGTATTTTGAATCAAAATTTAAAAAGCATGATAAAGACATATATTATCGTAATTACCTACACTCAATATTTAATTCCGTTATAGAAGAGAGAGAAAAAATTAATGATGATGTAAATGATTATATTTTATATGATATATATGATGAGATTATGAATGATAATAATGATTTATATAATGCTGAAAAACTCAATATATTATCAGATATGGCATATAGTTTATATAAAATAAATAATGATGAAAATTATAAAGAAGATTCATTAAAATATTTTAAACAAATATTAGATTCAAATAATATAAGATCTTTTAAATTAACAGCATCCGATATTCAAATGGAATATTGTTTTAATATCATAAATGAAAAATTTAATTCTAAATTGTATAATGAAGTAATTAATTTTATTTCATCTATCAATAATATCTTTTATATAGATGAAGATAAAAAGAATATTCTTAATTCATTTATATTAAAATCCTATTATGAGCTTGGAGACTATGATAAAATTATAAAAATGAATAATAATAATGCTTATTTATATTTATCATACATCAAACTTGAAAACCTCACTGAAGCATACAAAATTTCAAGAGATATTGATAAAGAAGCATTTAATGATGAATATTTTATAGAAAAATTAAAAGATATTTATAAAAGAGGACCATACGAACAAAAAAGCAGAGTAGAAAAATTCTGCGGCAAGATAAATATAGAGCTTTAAATTATTAAAAAGCAGTTTATATATTGAAAAATTATATATAAACTGCTTATTAACTATAAATATAAAAATTAATTCATATCTACTCTGTCTAAAATACTTCTGGCTAAAGATCTGGAATCAGCATTTTCTATATCGCTTGCCAAAGATATTCCATAAGTAATACGAGTTATCCTGCCGTTAAAATTATTATCTTTTAATGTTTTATAAATATACGATGCAGTTGTATCAGCTTCTAAAGATGCACTGAATGCTATCATTATTTCTTCTACACTATTTTTATTAACTCTTTCTATAAGTTCTCTTATCCTTATATCGCTTATACCAATGCCTTTAAGCGGAGATATAAGCCCTCCTAATATATGATAAACTCCATTATATTCTTCTGTTTTTTCTATAGCAAGCATATCAGGATATGACTCTACAATACATATTTTATTATGCTCTCTTTTATCATTACTGCATATACCGCAAATATCATTATCACTCAAACTATAGCATACATTGCATAACTTAATATTTTCATGCAAAGAAGAAAGAACCTCAGAAAATTCTTTTAAATACTCATCATCGCAGTCAAATAAATATAAAGCAAGTCTCATAGCTGTTCTTGTACCTATTCCAGGAAGTCTTGCTATTATCTGTGTAAGTTTATCTAAGGATTGTATATTATTCAAAATAATTATTCCTTATTATTATTGTCATCGTCATTATTTTTATTATTAATGTTATTCATCATATCATTCATCTTTGATATCATGTCAGGAGTTATAGAATCTAAAGAAATATTTATTTTGCCATCCTTATATTCTACAGAAGTCATTTTACTTATATCATTAAACATCTGATTCATATCTTTAAAATTCATATTAAACAAATTAGGCTGCTGCTTAACCTGCTCTGAAGTATTATCAGAATCTTCTTCCTCTAATTTTTTTCTTAATTCATTTACTTTTAAAACAGCTTCATTAATGCTTGAACTTATCATTTCTTCTAATAATTCTTTCTGATCTTTTGCTAAAAGACTTTCATCTATAGTAAAACTAGTTATATTATATGATTTATTCATAGTTAAACATACCAAATTTCCTGCAGAACTATATTTTATGCTGTTTTCACTCATAATTTTATACTCCTTTTTATTAATACGATATAATATATATTCTTTTTAATAATTTATCAATAAGAATAAAACTGTATAAATTTGACTTTTTTATTTTAAGAATATAACATATACTTTATTAGTTTAACAAAAATAAAACTGTATATTTAAGATGTTTATAAAAAGAATTATATTATTAATACTTATACTTCCATCTATATTGCTATCCCAGCAAACGATAAAAGAAATAGGCGAAACTTATGAAAAAGAGAATATAGCTGTATTTGAAATAGAAAGTACATCATCAGGATACGGAAAAAATTTAGGTACTAAAATGACATCTTTAATAGAAAATTCATTGACAAGAATGAATAGATTTAACATAGTAGATAGAAAAAATTTAGATAAATATTTAAAAGAAATGGAGCTTCAATTAACAGGAATCACAGAAAAGCAAGTAATTGAAGTTGGTAAAATATACGGTTATTCAAAGGCAGTAACCGGAAAAATAATATCTGCCAATGTTACTGCAGAATATAATGATGACGGAAGTTTTAGTTTATATTCTACAGTTGAAATGGTGCTTCAAATAGTGGATGTTGAAACTACTAAAATACTTTACTCTTCAAAATTAGAAGGCTCTTCATATTACAGCACTAGTACATACCCTTCTTATTCTTTAAGAGAAAGTCTTATAGATGATGCCTGCAATAATTTAGCTTATAAAGTTGAAAGCAAAATGAGAAGCATATTTAAAATAACATTAACAATAGCCGATGTAGACGGCGGAAATGTTATATTGCTTGCAGGTAAAAATCATGGAGTAAATTCAAAAACTAGATTTAAAGTTTATTCCAAAAAAGAAGATATAATACTTCCTTCCGGAAATATAATAAGCGGCGGATATAATTATAAAGGCACTTTAAGAATAAAAGAACTTAACAATGAATATTCTATAGCAAAAATATCAAGAGGAAATAATATACAGGTAGGAGATATTGCAAGGGAAACTGTTATAGGCGATTTCGGTATCGGAATATTCTTAAATTATGCTTCCTATAATATAAATAATACAGAAAGAATATATCAGAGCAGTTTAAAACCAAATGGCGGAAAGATAAAAATATCATTAAAAAAGAATGAATATGCTTTAGGACTGCATATAAAAATGGGATATAATGGAGTATTATTTTCTCCAAATTTAAGTATAGGGATATTATTCGGAGACTTTTTAAAATCAAGTTATGCAGTAGATACTAGATTTAATTTTGATATTAATATAAATTTATATCAGGAAGTTTTAAGATTTGTAATTTCTCCGTATATAGGTATGGGAATATCTTTCACAACTATAGGAGAAGTATTCGGAGGAAATTACTATACCGATAATTATAGCTATTTGAAAAACGGCTCTAAAATAGATTCAAGAGATATTATGTTTGGTATAGGGGCTATAGCTTCTTTACAGTATAATATCACAGATACTATAGGATTAAATTTAGGAGTCGGATATAGATTTTACACTAATCCTATTAATTTAGGTGTTTTCAGTGATGGTAATGAAATTTCTTTACCAGAGAAAATTAAAACGGTTAATCTTACAGGATTAGAATTTACATTTGGAGCATTTTTTATATTATAATGAGTACAAAAATCATAGCAATATTATTTATCATATCAAACACATTCTTTGGAGCTTTCTACTTTTCGGATATAGCTAAAGAATACGGAACTAATGAAAGCAATAATACAGAAAAAAAACCCGTAATAGAAACAAATGAACAGTTAAAAACAGAATATAATATAAATACTAACAGTATTGAATCATTCTTTAATATGGAAGGTACAAATATTATAAAACAAAATGGTGTTATAAGCTCTCCTGTTTTAATAGAAGATACAAGCAAAAGTA
It encodes the following:
- the recR gene encoding recombination mediator RecR, coding for MNNIQSLDKLTQIIARLPGIGTRTAMRLALYLFDCDDEYLKEFSEVLSSLHENIKLCNVCYSLSDNDICGICSNDKREHNKICIVESYPDMLAIEKTEEYNGVYHILGGLISPLKGIGISDIRIRELIERVNKNSVEEIMIAFSASLEADTTASYIYKTLKDNNFNGRITRITYGISLASDIENADSRSLARSILDRVDMN
- a CDS encoding CsgG/HfaB family protein, whose amino-acid sequence is MFIKRIILLILILPSILLSQQTIKEIGETYEKENIAVFEIESTSSGYGKNLGTKMTSLIENSLTRMNRFNIVDRKNLDKYLKEMELQLTGITEKQVIEVGKIYGYSKAVTGKIISANVTAEYNDDGSFSLYSTVEMVLQIVDVETTKILYSSKLEGSSYYSTSTYPSYSLRESLIDDACNNLAYKVESKMRSIFKITLTIADVDGGNVILLAGKNHGVNSKTRFKVYSKKEDIILPSGNIISGGYNYKGTLRIKELNNEYSIAKISRGNNIQVGDIARETVIGDFGIGIFLNYASYNINNTERIYQSSLKPNGGKIKISLKKNEYALGLHIKMGYNGVLFSPNLSIGILFGDFLKSSYAVDTRFNFDININLYQEVLRFVISPYIGMGISFTTIGEVFGGNYYTDNYSYLKNGSKIDSRDIMFGIGAIASLQYNITDTIGLNLGVGYRFYTNPINLGVFSDGNEISLPEKIKTVNLTGLEFTFGAFFIL
- a CDS encoding tetratricopeptide repeat protein, coding for MKKYNINNKPFYLPENLNEFEENSSNIIIISYKKGRYKTSETLLNDDNELIETLKNNICLFKNSAFIHLCKYKYQIIEQVYNIKLEHLQKSFIIKNDIKSIRTTLHKQFYKDLLNHYKRDEKEILYSYHHFIILEEICRLEEEVKTKEEIKKMIFDTEALSKKEKEYLNIGIERYNAKDFKNALNYFNNCLELNKENIEAYKYIAKSYYELKEYNKALENFYKYIESNTDDCEIYNLIGICFYHKNDYNQSIEYFNKCIELNNDNCSYYYNRAAAKFENKEFESSIDDYYKCLELNTKDSKKIYFYIAKSNYELNQYEEFTKNLNKAIELNFDNEELNFYKGFLNYKEGNFNEAKEYFNKSIKIKYNTEKCYLYIGIINYKENNFQEALKYLNDFIQLNSNNFEAYFYRLKTNYKLNNYGEFRDDLHIVIENYNSDELNFYKGFLNYKEGNFNEAKEYFNKSIESKYNNDECYLYIGIINYKENNFKEALKYLNDSIKLNRDNDQAYYFRGSYYYELYKKDEADKKADDINALNALEDFDEALKINPQLGNAYAKRSEIKLHIGIENNDEKMKDEAKEDIFNALRYKTNLAEIISVFIELYYNDFKENKKNKDSFNYLYNLLQYSIKFKQIHKTIIDIVSYCLIFKTGHEKDLILLIKDIEDFNYDIAVYYFMMKDYEKSYERFKKCLNSEYYKLDEIYYNISVCLYCLNEYKDSIEYLAKALELNCDNYKYKNTMMIVLYRSINYSPLEKDYIIEYADKYCNFDDNNYLYYFAYILRLYFDLKVGKISSIEELIKIFHQNKKIYSFVLAYFNNTYDTSKFTSTIHIIYNEYIYINAYINEDDEPSIEDLYFYERAIELRKSNNISYNDLSLNRAKILFDLREYEKSLEELKRLQDTYNWAFDYYSALYSFINNDYETSEDNSDMYHYYLQEVLSKKDEIKFYFNNSSFSYTLEKDIHYISSFYNKYGMLDKTLEFYKNIIECFNQNKDTYNFLYIFIAVIQLSLYEYTDDYEYIKEAAANIEYYQKNSNHAQYNNFFKNICLYDYSIYKLIGENNLKNSDYEKALNYFIISRYICLENNRFDTFAYNITFNIAVCLCKLEKFDEGIGYLEEYIDKKREYYFYDNLDINEELCKLYIIKYKYKKYLKYKNDYIKNDIFDSIKKYGNRFDYLLKYFESKFKKHDKDIYYRNYLHSIFNSVIEEREKINDDVNDYILYDIYDEIMNDNNDLYNAEKLNILSDMAYSLYKINNDENYKEDSLKYFKQILDSNNIRSFKLTASDIQMEYCFNIINEKFNSKLYNEVINFISSINNIFYIDEDKKNILNSFILKSYYELGDYDKIIKMNNNNAYLYLSYIKLENLTEAYKISRDIDKEAFNDEYFIEKLKDIYKRGPYEQKSRVEKFCGKINIEL
- a CDS encoding YbaB/EbfC family nucleoid-associated protein; this encodes MSENSIKYSSAGNLVCLTMNKSYNITSFTIDESLLAKDQKELLEEMISSSINEAVLKVNELRKKLEEEDSDNTSEQVKQQPNLFNMNFKDMNQMFNDISKMTSVEYKDGKINISLDSITPDMISKMNDMMNNINNKNNDDDNNNKE